The proteins below come from a single Serratia fonticola genomic window:
- a CDS encoding fimbrial protein — translation MNIKQLSLSLFRNNFSMGVGIVLGFICTTSQAVPQKITFSATVLQGSCEISLKTPVVEFGEMQATEMLGAKKHSEIKQVDVQLTECKGIVDGPQKPLLSIKGATIGGEPNLFRNGGTSSGFGVVISENADIDIPNGIGLAKNGTEFAFAGKTEGGSVANGDIMTLYTAVSCGVDCKDVKVGTLEASAQLEFLYR, via the coding sequence ATGAATATAAAACAGCTGAGTTTATCGCTTTTTCGTAATAATTTTAGTATGGGTGTTGGTATCGTGCTTGGTTTTATTTGTACAACAAGCCAGGCTGTACCTCAAAAAATCACCTTTTCCGCTACCGTTTTGCAAGGAAGTTGCGAAATATCTCTTAAAACCCCGGTAGTGGAATTTGGAGAGATGCAGGCTACCGAGATGCTTGGTGCCAAGAAACACTCAGAAATTAAACAGGTTGATGTGCAGTTAACAGAATGTAAGGGAATTGTAGATGGCCCACAAAAACCCTTACTTTCCATTAAGGGGGCAACTATTGGAGGAGAACCAAATTTATTTCGTAACGGTGGGACCTCCTCTGGCTTTGGCGTGGTGATTTCTGAAAATGCTGACATTGATATTCCAAATGGGATTGGATTGGCCAAAAATGGAACCGAGTTCGCTTTCGCTGGAAAAACCGAGGGAGGCAGCGTAGCTAATGGCGATATCATGACGTTATATACAGCGGTATCATGTGGTGTTGATTGTAAGGACGTTAAAGTAGGCACGCTGGAAGCCTCTGCGCAGCTTGAATTCCTTTATCGTTAA
- a CDS encoding fimbrial biogenesis chaperone, translating into MLILQCSHVAADGGLSLDRTRVIFQQANMAQSVTLRNRGEALYLVKSVITRDIAGKVTAPFWVTPPLFRLEPRSQNTLRILRQGESLPQDRESLFYFSALAIPATAKPTGNSENQPKVAGALSLGVRSVIKMFYRPTGLVMKPTQAYEQLTFSYKNGNVTANNDSPYFLSLASLTLGTHSVNLNQVPSMVAPYSSVVFATPPVTQVSWQLITDYGSVTERKTISISSTKNGKITAEK; encoded by the coding sequence ATGTTAATTCTTCAATGTTCTCATGTGGCTGCGGACGGAGGATTATCTTTAGATAGAACACGAGTAATTTTCCAACAGGCTAATATGGCTCAATCTGTGACGTTACGTAATCGGGGAGAGGCTCTCTACTTGGTAAAGTCGGTGATCACGCGTGATATTGCCGGGAAGGTTACCGCTCCATTTTGGGTAACACCTCCGTTGTTTCGTTTGGAGCCTCGCTCTCAGAACACGCTGCGTATTTTACGTCAGGGGGAAAGTTTGCCGCAGGATCGTGAATCGCTGTTCTACTTTTCAGCGTTGGCGATACCGGCAACGGCCAAACCCACCGGGAACAGTGAGAACCAACCCAAAGTTGCGGGCGCCCTTTCTCTGGGGGTTCGTTCAGTCATTAAAATGTTTTATCGCCCAACCGGGTTGGTGATGAAACCGACGCAGGCATATGAACAACTGACGTTCAGCTATAAAAATGGCAATGTGACAGCGAACAATGACTCCCCCTACTTCCTGTCATTGGCGTCGTTAACGTTAGGAACACATTCAGTGAACCTTAATCAGGTTCCTTCGATGGTAGCGCCTTACAGCTCAGTGGTATTTGCTACACCACCAGTGACACAGGTCTCTTGGCAGTTGATTACTGATTATGGGTCGGTTACTGAACGTAAAACAATATCTATTTCCAGCACAAAGAATGGCAAAATAACAGCTGAAAAGTAA